The following coding sequences are from one Kallotenue papyrolyticum window:
- the pth gene encoding aminoacyl-tRNA hydrolase — protein sequence MFLVVGLGNPGEQYVRNRHNVGFQCLSYLAQRHGLAFNEKQHRARLATGVIRGQRVVLAKPFTYMNDSGLAVAALVRWYKLDPATHLLVIYDDLDLPFGTIRLRPGGSAGGQRGVQSIIQHLGTQQFPRLRVGIGRPPAGWDAKDYVLSNWTRAEEAALPELYARVADAVETVLGEGLAAAMNRFNVAPRDELRPPANEPSC from the coding sequence ATGTTTCTGGTCGTCGGCCTGGGCAATCCGGGCGAGCAGTACGTTCGAAATCGACATAACGTTGGTTTTCAATGCCTGAGCTACCTGGCACAGCGGCATGGTCTCGCCTTCAACGAGAAGCAGCATCGTGCCCGGCTGGCGACGGGCGTGATTCGCGGGCAGCGCGTGGTGCTGGCTAAGCCCTTCACCTATATGAACGACAGCGGGCTGGCAGTGGCGGCGCTGGTGCGCTGGTACAAGCTCGATCCGGCGACGCACCTGCTGGTGATCTACGACGATCTGGATCTGCCTTTTGGTACGATCCGTCTGCGGCCTGGCGGGAGCGCCGGCGGCCAGCGTGGCGTGCAGTCGATCATCCAGCACCTGGGCACGCAGCAGTTTCCGCGTCTGCGTGTGGGGATCGGGCGACCACCCGCCGGCTGGGATGCCAAGGACTACGTGCTGAGCAACTGGACGCGCGCCGAAGAGGCTGCTCTGCCCGAGCTGTATGCGCGCGTTGCGGATGCCGTGGAGACCGTGCTGGGCGAGGGCCTGGCGGCGGCGATGAATCGCTTCAACGTTGCGCCACGCGACGAGCTGCGCCCGCCCGCGAATGAGCCGTCGTGCTGA